A genomic region of Bradyrhizobium sp. ORS 278 contains the following coding sequences:
- a CDS encoding acyl-CoA dehydrogenase family protein — translation MTQPSLETHEVFNQSPPFADVNLFTADRPLMDAVAANGGSGAEQELIAFGKLWGSAEMAEQGRLANENTPKLRSFDAKGFRRDAVEFHPAYHHMMAQAVAAGLHNSTWTAQGKPVGGSAEVVRAAKFYVASQVESGHLCPITMTRASVAALAPQPDLLAQTMRVIATRDYDPAFAPWWQKRGMTLGMGMTEKQGGTDVRANMTSATRSTDGYRITGHKWFMSAPMCDAFLVLAQAEGGLTCFFMPRFTPDGAVNALRFQRLKDKLGNRSNASSEVEFAGAYAERVGEEGRGISTIIQMVQLTRQDCAISSAGLMRSGLAHALHHARHRSVFQKHLADQPLMQAVLADMALHVEATVALVMRLCRAFDRMTDDADEAAYMRLLTPAIKYWVCKSAPPFLYEAMECLGGNGYVEDGILARHYRESPVNAIWEGSGNVMCLDVLRALSREPEAAAAVLNTLSDATRGLPGAADAVAMIGQAFRRGDSERVARLAVEKLALLSAAAALNAVTPAHAELFAATRLATVHPSMYGAVDLAPAASRALLERTLP, via the coding sequence CGCCGCCCTTCGCGGACGTGAACCTCTTCACGGCCGACCGGCCGCTGATGGACGCGGTCGCGGCGAACGGCGGGAGCGGCGCCGAGCAGGAGCTGATTGCGTTCGGCAAGCTGTGGGGCTCGGCCGAGATGGCCGAGCAGGGCCGGCTGGCCAACGAGAACACGCCGAAGCTGCGCAGCTTCGACGCCAAGGGTTTTCGCCGCGACGCCGTCGAGTTTCATCCGGCCTATCATCACATGATGGCGCAGGCCGTCGCGGCCGGGCTGCACAATTCGACCTGGACGGCGCAGGGCAAGCCCGTCGGCGGCAGCGCCGAAGTCGTGCGCGCGGCAAAGTTCTACGTCGCCTCGCAGGTCGAGAGCGGACACCTCTGTCCGATCACGATGACGCGTGCCTCGGTCGCCGCGCTCGCACCGCAGCCGGATCTGCTGGCGCAAACGATGCGTGTCATCGCGACACGCGACTACGATCCGGCGTTTGCGCCGTGGTGGCAGAAGCGCGGCATGACGCTGGGCATGGGCATGACCGAGAAGCAGGGCGGCACCGACGTGCGCGCCAACATGACGTCGGCCACGCGCTCCACGGACGGTTACCGCATCACCGGGCACAAATGGTTCATGTCGGCGCCGATGTGCGACGCGTTCCTGGTGCTGGCGCAGGCCGAGGGCGGGCTGACCTGCTTCTTCATGCCGCGCTTCACGCCCGATGGCGCCGTCAATGCGCTGCGCTTCCAGCGGCTGAAGGACAAGCTCGGCAATCGCTCCAACGCCTCCTCGGAGGTCGAGTTCGCGGGCGCCTATGCCGAGCGGGTCGGCGAGGAGGGCCGGGGCATCAGCACCATCATCCAGATGGTGCAGCTGACGCGGCAGGATTGCGCGATCTCGTCCGCCGGCCTGATGCGCTCGGGGCTGGCCCACGCGCTCCACCACGCCCGCCATCGCAGCGTGTTCCAGAAGCATCTCGCCGATCAGCCCTTGATGCAGGCGGTGCTGGCCGACATGGCGCTGCATGTCGAGGCGACGGTTGCGCTGGTGATGCGGCTGTGCCGCGCTTTCGATCGCATGACGGATGATGCGGACGAAGCCGCCTACATGCGGCTGCTGACACCCGCGATCAAGTACTGGGTCTGCAAGAGCGCGCCGCCGTTCCTGTACGAGGCGATGGAGTGCCTCGGCGGCAATGGCTATGTCGAGGACGGCATCCTCGCGCGCCACTATCGCGAGTCGCCGGTCAATGCGATCTGGGAGGGCTCGGGCAACGTGATGTGCCTCGACGTGCTGCGCGCGCTGTCGCGCGAGCCGGAGGCGGCGGCTGCCGTCCTGAACACCTTGTCGGACGCGACGCGTGGCCTGCCTGGCGCAGCGGACGCGGTCGCCATGATCGGCCAGGCCTTCCGGCGTGGCGACAGCGAGCGTGTTGCACGGCTCGCCGTGGAGAAATTGGCGCTGCTGTCGGCCGCGGCCGCGCTCAACGCGGTGACGCCCGCCCATGCCGAGCTGTTCGCCGCCACGCGGCTCGCCACCGTTCATCCGAGCATGTATGGCGCGGTCGATCTCGCTCCCGCCGCCAGCCGTGCCTTGCTGGAGCGCACCCTGCCTTGA
- a CDS encoding CPBP family intramembrane glutamic endopeptidase, translating to MTDTPDAAVIDSLDPAHPPQRIAPAPHQPRTLGFWRTLLWGVLIIVVFFIGQLTPIGYFLLRHDGAIDSLPQFELAMIQIASRSLTVSLSAIMGVPAILIPIYFAIRHTRMSFADYLGLRWTGWKNFALGVIGMVVILGCWELAAQLTGHDEKSASFMVDLLKTARGDGTVWLMVIAFCVAAPVSEELMARGFLYRGWSDSFLRVPGAIVLSSLLWTVLHLQYDWFALLNVFSLGVWFGYLRYRTHSLYLTMVLHGLNNLAATIQTMWLASGNG from the coding sequence TTGACCGACACGCCCGACGCCGCCGTCATCGATTCCCTCGATCCCGCTCATCCGCCGCAGCGGATCGCGCCCGCGCCGCATCAGCCGCGCACGCTCGGCTTCTGGCGCACCTTGCTGTGGGGCGTCCTCATCATCGTGGTGTTCTTCATCGGTCAGCTGACGCCGATCGGCTACTTCCTGCTGCGCCATGACGGTGCGATCGACAGCCTGCCTCAATTCGAGCTGGCCATGATCCAGATCGCGAGCCGCTCTCTCACGGTCTCGCTGTCGGCGATCATGGGCGTGCCGGCGATCCTGATCCCGATCTATTTTGCCATCCGCCACACCCGCATGTCCTTCGCCGACTATCTCGGCCTGCGCTGGACCGGCTGGAAGAATTTTGCGCTCGGCGTCATCGGAATGGTCGTGATCCTGGGCTGCTGGGAGCTGGCGGCGCAATTGACGGGGCACGACGAGAAGTCCGCGAGCTTCATGGTGGACCTGCTGAAGACCGCCCGAGGCGACGGCACGGTCTGGCTGATGGTTATCGCCTTCTGCGTCGCTGCGCCGGTCTCGGAAGAGCTGATGGCGCGCGGCTTCCTCTATCGCGGCTGGTCGGACTCCTTCCTGCGCGTGCCCGGCGCCATCGTGCTGTCGTCATTGCTGTGGACCGTGCTGCATCTGCAGTACGACTGGTTCGCTCTGCTGAACGTATTTTCGCTCGGTGTCTGGTTTGGCTATCTGCGCTACCGGACGCACTCGCTGTACCTGACCATGGTGCTGCACGGCCTCAACAACCTCGCCGCCACGATCCAGACGATGTGGCTGGCGAGCGGCAATGGCTGA
- a CDS encoding CPBP family intramembrane glutamic endopeptidase — MMTDAVRVIKAPRTWYFFGTLGFTLLAALVSMLGGAVTLIALMIIFHVPFEAVSEQIITHAYWKMAVAIGSIPGELVVIWLAVRWARRSFSEYLALRWPTPQELVLALLVMFAAINTVGFIGQWIGQTLDAGVVAELGRARRDGPLAFFLFLVIGCIGAPLIEEFAVRGFMLRGWSESFLQPAGAIVLTSAFWAICHYQYNWFGILEIFILGLVLGYYRLRSGSTWLTVVAHSANNVYSYFVIGLLT; from the coding sequence ATGATGACCGATGCCGTTCGCGTGATCAAGGCGCCACGCACCTGGTACTTCTTCGGAACGCTAGGCTTCACGCTGCTCGCGGCACTCGTCTCCATGCTCGGAGGGGCTGTGACGCTGATCGCGTTGATGATCATTTTTCACGTTCCGTTTGAGGCGGTCTCTGAGCAGATCATCACTCATGCGTACTGGAAGATGGCTGTGGCGATTGGCAGCATTCCCGGCGAGCTTGTCGTCATCTGGCTCGCGGTGCGATGGGCCCGTCGCAGTTTCTCCGAGTATCTGGCGTTACGCTGGCCAACGCCACAAGAGCTCGTCCTTGCACTGCTCGTCATGTTTGCCGCCATCAACACTGTCGGCTTCATCGGACAGTGGATCGGGCAGACGCTGGATGCCGGCGTTGTCGCCGAACTCGGCCGTGCGCGCCGCGATGGTCCGCTGGCCTTTTTCCTGTTCCTGGTCATCGGATGTATCGGCGCGCCTCTCATTGAGGAGTTCGCGGTCCGCGGCTTCATGCTGCGCGGCTGGTCTGAGTCCTTTCTGCAGCCTGCCGGGGCCATCGTGCTCACTTCGGCCTTCTGGGCCATTTGCCATTACCAATACAATTGGTTCGGCATCTTGGAGATCTTCATCCTGGGGCTCGTGCTCGGCTATTACCGCTTGCGCAGCGGCTCAACCTGGCTCACCGTGGTCGCGCACTCCGCCAACAACGTCTATTCCTATTTCGTGATCGGCCTGCTCACCTAG